One part of the Streptomyces nigra genome encodes these proteins:
- a CDS encoding acyl-CoA thioesterase/bile acid-CoA:amino acid N-acyltransferase family protein, whose translation MRRTGVRTAIGAVLMALLAGAACTAEGPPKASASARIEVDKSTAFVDEPVRLRVTGLHPDERVTVTSRAVDRDGLAWSGRARYTADGDGVVDLSRRRPDSGTFHETDGMGLFWSMRPHKGEADESWFFPGAPTRRPSYEVRLSVRSGGREIAHRTVTRRWLADGVRHHRLTVADDQVDGLLFLPAPGAARKAPVLLFGGSEGGRGFDREAALLASRGHPALSLCYFACEGKGRPKELRDIELEYFVRAARLLRSRSGDGSEKLAAVGASRGSEVAQLLAQYYPGLIRDAVALAPGTRTVFAAAGPAEDHVSWTRAGRPVRLDPIPLDRVRGTVLAVAGDKDRLWLSADAAASIAERTNASGARHRALTYEGAGHGGVGVPYQAAGRYVHDPATDRWVDLGGTAEDDAEAKADSWPRIRSFLSR comes from the coding sequence ATGAGGCGTACGGGGGTGCGTACGGCGATCGGTGCCGTGCTGATGGCGTTGCTGGCGGGTGCGGCGTGTACGGCGGAGGGGCCGCCGAAGGCGAGCGCGAGCGCCCGTATCGAGGTCGACAAGTCGACGGCGTTCGTGGACGAGCCGGTGCGCCTCCGTGTGACCGGGCTGCACCCCGACGAGCGGGTGACGGTGACGTCCCGTGCCGTCGACCGCGACGGGCTGGCCTGGTCCGGCCGGGCCCGGTACACGGCCGACGGCGACGGCGTCGTGGACCTCTCGCGGCGCCGCCCCGACAGCGGGACGTTCCATGAGACCGACGGCATGGGCCTGTTCTGGTCGATGCGCCCGCACAAGGGGGAGGCGGACGAGAGCTGGTTCTTCCCCGGTGCACCCACCCGGCGGCCGTCGTACGAGGTACGGCTCTCGGTGCGCAGCGGCGGCCGGGAGATCGCCCACCGGACGGTCACCCGGCGCTGGCTGGCCGACGGGGTGCGGCACCACCGGCTCACCGTCGCGGACGACCAGGTCGACGGCCTGCTCTTCCTGCCGGCGCCCGGAGCCGCCCGCAAGGCCCCCGTCCTGCTGTTCGGAGGATCGGAGGGCGGCCGCGGCTTCGACCGGGAGGCGGCCCTGCTCGCCTCCCGCGGCCATCCTGCCCTCTCCCTCTGCTACTTCGCCTGCGAGGGGAAGGGGAGGCCGAAGGAGCTGCGCGACATCGAGCTGGAGTACTTCGTGCGGGCCGCGCGACTCCTGCGGAGCCGGTCCGGTGACGGGTCGGAGAAACTCGCAGCCGTGGGCGCGTCGCGCGGCAGCGAGGTGGCCCAACTGCTCGCCCAGTACTACCCGGGACTCATCCGGGACGCGGTGGCGCTGGCGCCGGGCACTCGCACCGTGTTCGCTGCGGCGGGACCGGCCGAGGACCACGTGAGCTGGACGCGGGCGGGCCGCCCCGTGCGGCTCGACCCCATCCCGCTGGACCGGGTGCGCGGCACGGTCCTGGCCGTGGCGGGCGACAAGGACCGGTTGTGGCTCTCCGCCGACGCCGCCGCGAGCATCGCCGAGCGGACCAACGCCTCCGGCGCCCGGCACCGGGCCCTCACCTACGAGGGAGCCGGTCACGGCGGCGTCGGCGTGCCGTACCAGGCAGCGGGCCGGTACGTCCACGACCCGGCGACGGACCGGTGGGTGGACCTGGGCGGCACAGCGGAAGACGACGCCGAGGCCAAGGCGGACAGTTGGCCCCGGATACGGAGCTTCCTGAGCCGGTGA
- the poxB gene encoding ubiquinone-dependent pyruvate dehydrogenase → MSTTVADCVVEALAASGVRRVYGLPGDSLNGFTDALRRNGTMRWAHVRHEESAAFAAAGEAAVTGELAVVAGSCGPGNLHFINGLYDAQRSRVPVLAIAAHIPAEEIGGEYFQETHPQELFRECSVYTELAATAEQVPRLLRIAMRTALERRGVSVLVVPGNMLLARGDLAAFSHPVRATTSHVTPDTAALEAAADVLNRAERVTILGGAGCQGAHDEVMALAGALKSPIVHALRGKEFLEYDNPYDVGLTGLIGYSSGYRAMEHCDALLMLGTDFPYRPFYPPSDVPVVQVDIRGEHIGRRVGVKVPLVGTVKDTAAALLPLIRAKGDTKFLDKLTGHYRTVRSRLDDLTEAKRSASVMHPQQVAAAVDRHASADAVFTADVGTPTVWAARYLTMNGRRRLIGSFNHGSMANALPQAIGAQCASGPGRQAVALCGDGGLSMLLGELITLRHLDLPVKVIVFNNQALSFVELEMKAGGIVNYGTELEDLDFGAIARAVGIFGVRVDRADQLEETLQKAFAHEGPALVDARTARQELSLPPNITFEQMKGFTLFATRTILTGRGDEIVELARTNLRQLPLM, encoded by the coding sequence ATGAGCACGACAGTTGCCGACTGTGTGGTGGAGGCCCTCGCGGCCTCCGGAGTCCGCCGCGTCTACGGTCTTCCGGGTGACTCCCTCAACGGTTTCACGGACGCGCTGCGCCGCAATGGGACCATGCGCTGGGCTCATGTACGCCATGAGGAGAGCGCGGCGTTCGCGGCGGCCGGGGAGGCCGCGGTCACCGGTGAACTCGCCGTGGTGGCGGGCAGTTGCGGTCCCGGCAATCTGCACTTCATCAACGGCCTTTACGACGCTCAGCGAAGTCGCGTCCCGGTGCTGGCGATCGCCGCCCATATTCCGGCCGAGGAGATCGGCGGCGAGTATTTCCAGGAGACCCATCCGCAGGAGCTGTTCCGCGAGTGCAGCGTGTACACGGAACTCGCCGCGACGGCCGAGCAGGTCCCGCGGCTGCTGCGGATCGCGATGCGCACGGCTCTCGAACGCCGGGGCGTGTCCGTCCTCGTCGTCCCGGGCAACATGCTGCTCGCCCGCGGCGACCTCGCGGCGTTCTCCCATCCCGTCCGGGCCACGACCTCGCACGTCACCCCGGACACCGCCGCCCTCGAGGCGGCCGCCGACGTGCTCAACCGCGCCGAGCGGGTGACCATCCTGGGCGGAGCCGGATGCCAGGGAGCGCACGACGAGGTCATGGCCCTGGCCGGGGCACTGAAGTCACCGATCGTGCACGCCCTGCGCGGCAAGGAGTTCCTGGAGTACGACAACCCGTACGACGTGGGGCTGACCGGTCTGATCGGCTACAGCTCCGGCTACCGCGCGATGGAGCACTGCGACGCCCTGCTCATGCTCGGCACGGACTTCCCCTACCGCCCGTTCTATCCCCCATCCGACGTCCCCGTGGTCCAGGTCGACATCCGCGGGGAGCACATCGGGCGCCGGGTCGGTGTGAAGGTGCCCCTGGTCGGCACGGTCAAGGACACCGCCGCCGCCCTGCTCCCGCTGATCCGGGCCAAGGGCGACACCAAGTTCCTCGACAAACTCACCGGCCACTACCGCACCGTGCGTTCCCGCCTGGACGACCTCACCGAGGCCAAGCGGTCCGCGTCGGTGATGCATCCGCAGCAGGTCGCGGCGGCCGTCGACCGGCACGCCTCCGCCGACGCCGTCTTCACCGCCGACGTCGGCACCCCCACCGTCTGGGCGGCGCGCTACCTCACGATGAACGGCCGACGCCGGCTCATCGGGTCCTTCAACCACGGCAGCATGGCGAACGCCCTGCCCCAGGCCATCGGCGCCCAGTGCGCCTCGGGGCCGGGCCGCCAGGCCGTCGCCCTGTGCGGGGACGGCGGACTGAGCATGCTCCTGGGCGAGCTGATCACCCTGCGCCACCTCGACCTCCCGGTGAAGGTCATCGTCTTCAACAACCAGGCCCTGTCCTTCGTGGAACTGGAGATGAAGGCCGGCGGCATCGTCAACTACGGCACCGAGCTGGAGGATCTGGACTTCGGGGCGATCGCCCGCGCCGTCGGCATCTTCGGAGTCCGCGTCGACCGCGCCGACCAGCTCGAGGAGACCCTGCAGAAGGCGTTCGCCCACGAGGGGCCCGCGCTCGTCGACGCTCGGACCGCCCGCCAGGAGCTGTCCCTGCCGCCGAACATCACCTTCGAGCAGATGAAGGGCTTCACTCTGTTCGCCACCCGCACGATCCTCACGGGCCGCGGGGACGAGATCGTGGAGCTGGCGAGGACCAACCTCCGTCAGCTGCCGCTCATGTGA
- a CDS encoding pyridoxal phosphate-dependent decarboxylase family protein, protein MDELTQILRHAAEQAAAYRRSLSERPVARPVDHAALRAAFSVPLDRPGADPRTVIDELVAAADPGLVASVGPRFFGFVVGGALPAATAADILTAGWDQNAFNAVLSPAAVAAEEAAGARLKELLDIPATASVGFVTGGQAANTAGLAAARQHLFAEAGWDVGRQGLGGAPRLRVVAGTERHATVDRSLRLLGLGTDCLQPVHTDERGALDIEDLRRVLAADPDALTIVCAQAGNVNTGACDDLRAVCDLTHPRGGWVHVDGAFGLWAAASPATRHLVDGVELADSWACDGHKWLNVPYDCGYAFCSRPAVHAEALSYSASYLTRAEATPAGGADYTAESSRRARGFATWAALRELGRDGVAEIVDRCCALARRFADGLSTEGFDVVNEVTLNQVLVGFGSDDRTDAVVQAVQEDGTCWVGATTWRGRRLMRISVSGHATTEADVDRSVAAMVRQTRAL, encoded by the coding sequence ATGGACGAGCTGACGCAGATCCTCCGCCACGCCGCCGAGCAGGCCGCCGCCTACCGCCGCTCGCTGTCCGAGCGGCCGGTTGCGCGGCCGGTGGACCACGCGGCTCTGCGCGCCGCGTTCTCCGTTCCCCTCGACCGCCCGGGCGCCGACCCGCGCACGGTGATCGACGAGCTGGTGGCCGCCGCCGATCCAGGGCTGGTCGCGTCGGTGGGACCGCGCTTCTTCGGGTTCGTCGTGGGCGGCGCCCTGCCCGCCGCCACCGCAGCGGACATCCTCACGGCCGGATGGGACCAGAACGCCTTCAACGCCGTGCTCTCCCCCGCCGCGGTCGCCGCCGAGGAGGCGGCGGGAGCCCGGCTCAAGGAGCTGCTCGACATCCCCGCGACGGCCTCCGTCGGCTTTGTCACAGGCGGCCAGGCGGCCAACACCGCCGGACTCGCGGCGGCCCGGCAGCACCTGTTCGCGGAGGCGGGGTGGGACGTCGGACGACAGGGCCTGGGTGGAGCCCCGCGCCTGCGGGTGGTCGCGGGCACAGAGCGCCACGCCACCGTCGACCGCTCCCTGCGGCTGCTCGGACTCGGCACCGACTGTCTGCAGCCGGTGCACACCGACGAGCGCGGGGCGCTGGACATCGAGGACCTGCGCCGCGTCCTGGCCGCCGACCCGGACGCACTGACGATCGTCTGTGCACAGGCCGGCAATGTGAACACCGGGGCGTGCGACGACCTCCGCGCGGTCTGCGACCTCACGCACCCGAGGGGAGGCTGGGTGCACGTGGACGGTGCGTTCGGGCTGTGGGCGGCGGCGAGCCCGGCGACCCGGCATCTCGTGGACGGGGTCGAACTGGCCGACAGCTGGGCGTGCGACGGGCACAAGTGGCTCAACGTGCCCTACGACTGCGGGTACGCCTTCTGCTCCCGTCCCGCCGTCCACGCCGAGGCGCTGTCGTACAGCGCGTCCTATCTCACCCGGGCCGAGGCGACGCCGGCCGGGGGCGCGGACTACACGGCGGAGTCGTCACGCCGGGCGCGCGGCTTCGCGACCTGGGCGGCGCTGCGTGAACTCGGGCGGGACGGGGTCGCCGAGATCGTGGACCGCTGCTGTGCGCTCGCCCGGCGCTTCGCCGACGGCCTGTCCACGGAGGGCTTCGACGTCGTCAACGAGGTGACGCTCAATCAAGTCCTCGTCGGTTTCGGGTCGGACGACCGCACCGACGCCGTCGTCCAGGCGGTTCAGGAGGACGGCACCTGCTGGGTGGGCGCCACGACCTGGCGCGGACGACGGCTGATGCGTATCTCGGTGTCCGGCCACGCCACGACCGAAGCGGACGTCGACCGCTCGGTCGCGGCGATGGTGCGACAGACGCGCGCTCTCTGA
- a CDS encoding PadR family transcriptional regulator: protein MALEHAILVSLLEKPGSGYELARRFERSIGYFWTATHQQIYRVLKRMESDGWVDVRDVPQYGRPDKKEYSVAAPGRQALSGWLGEPTEPESVRHDLAVKVRGAAFSDPAALIDEVERHRRAHTDRLAHYRAGETRDFGTPPPDGALDAERELQHVVLRGGIAYEQMMIAWLDDVLATLARFRTDD from the coding sequence ATGGCGCTCGAGCACGCGATCCTCGTCTCCCTGCTGGAGAAGCCGGGCTCCGGCTACGAACTGGCCCGGCGGTTCGAACGGTCCATCGGCTACTTCTGGACCGCGACCCACCAGCAGATCTACCGCGTGCTCAAGCGCATGGAGAGCGACGGCTGGGTCGATGTCCGGGACGTCCCGCAGTACGGGCGTCCGGACAAGAAGGAGTACTCGGTCGCCGCCCCCGGACGCCAGGCGCTCTCCGGCTGGCTCGGCGAGCCGACCGAACCCGAGAGCGTCCGTCATGACCTCGCGGTCAAGGTGCGCGGCGCCGCCTTCTCCGACCCGGCCGCCCTCATCGACGAGGTCGAGCGGCACCGCCGGGCCCACACGGACCGCCTCGCCCACTACCGCGCCGGGGAGACCCGGGACTTCGGGACACCCCCGCCGGACGGCGCGCTCGACGCCGAACGCGAACTCCAGCACGTGGTGCTCCGCGGCGGCATCGCCTACGAGCAGATGATGATCGCCTGGCTCGACGACGTACTCGCCACGCTCGCCCGCTTCCGGACCGACGACTGA
- a CDS encoding acyl-CoA dehydrogenase family protein, translating to MADALLFNPRTYDPAHFDPETRRLLRATVDWFEERGKRRIIEDYRTRAWLGDFLAFAAKEGLFATFLTPASAAGDGEGDKRWDTARIAALNEILGFYGLDYWYAWQVTILGLGPVWQSDNTAARARAAELLSQGEVFAFGLSEKTHGADIYSTDMLLEPDGDGGFRATGSKYYIGNGNAAGLVSVFGRRTDVEGPEGYVFFAADSRHPAYHLVKNVVDSSKYVSEFRLEDYPVAAEDVLHTGRAAFDAALNTVNVGKFNLCTASIGICEHAMYEAVTHAQNRILYGRPVTAFPHVRRELADAYVRLVGMKLFSDRAVDYFRTAGPDDRRYLLFNPMTKMKVTTEGEKVIDLMWDVIAAKGFEKDNYFAQAAVEIRGLPKLEGTVHVNLALILKFMRNHLLDPVAYEPVPTRLDAADDDFLFRQGPARGLGSVRFHDWRPAFDTYAHLPNVTRLREQADALCEFVRTAAPDEQQSRDLDLLLAVGQLFALVVHGQLVLEQAALSGLDEDVLDELFAVLVRDFSAHAVELHGKDSATEDQQRWALGAVRRPVVDGDRSDRVWQRVEALSGAYEMMP from the coding sequence ATGGCCGACGCGCTGCTCTTCAACCCGCGCACCTACGACCCCGCGCACTTCGACCCCGAGACGCGCAGGCTGCTGCGCGCCACCGTCGACTGGTTCGAGGAGCGCGGCAAGCGCCGGATCATCGAGGACTACCGCACCCGCGCCTGGCTCGGCGACTTCCTCGCCTTCGCCGCCAAGGAGGGGCTGTTCGCGACCTTCCTCACCCCCGCGTCCGCGGCGGGCGACGGCGAGGGCGACAAGCGCTGGGACACCGCCCGGATCGCCGCGCTCAACGAGATCCTCGGCTTCTACGGCCTCGACTACTGGTATGCCTGGCAGGTCACGATCCTCGGCCTCGGCCCCGTCTGGCAGAGCGACAACACCGCCGCCCGCGCCCGCGCCGCCGAACTGCTCTCCCAGGGTGAGGTGTTCGCGTTCGGCCTGTCCGAGAAGACGCACGGCGCCGACATCTACTCCACCGACATGCTCCTGGAGCCGGACGGCGACGGCGGCTTCCGGGCCACCGGCTCCAAGTACTACATAGGCAACGGCAACGCCGCCGGACTCGTCTCCGTCTTCGGCCGCCGCACCGACGTCGAGGGCCCCGAAGGCTATGTCTTCTTCGCCGCCGACAGCCGCCACCCGGCGTACCACCTGGTCAAGAACGTCGTCGACTCCTCGAAGTACGTCAGCGAGTTCCGTCTGGAGGACTACCCTGTCGCCGCGGAAGACGTCCTGCACACCGGCCGGGCCGCCTTCGACGCCGCCCTGAACACCGTCAACGTCGGCAAGTTCAACCTGTGCACCGCCTCCATCGGCATCTGCGAGCACGCCATGTACGAGGCCGTCACCCACGCGCAGAACCGCATCCTCTACGGACGTCCCGTCACCGCGTTCCCGCATGTGCGCCGGGAGTTGGCGGACGCGTACGTCCGGCTCGTCGGCATGAAGCTGTTCAGCGACCGTGCCGTCGACTACTTCCGCACCGCCGGCCCCGACGACCGCCGCTACCTCCTCTTCAATCCGATGACGAAGATGAAGGTGACCACGGAGGGCGAGAAGGTCATCGACCTGATGTGGGACGTCATCGCCGCCAAGGGCTTCGAGAAGGACAACTACTTCGCGCAGGCCGCCGTCGAGATCCGCGGGCTGCCCAAGCTGGAGGGCACGGTCCACGTCAATCTGGCCCTCATCCTGAAGTTCATGCGCAACCACCTGCTCGACCCGGTCGCGTACGAGCCCGTCCCGACCCGCCTCGACGCGGCCGACGACGACTTCCTGTTCCGGCAGGGCCCGGCCCGCGGCCTCGGCTCGGTCCGCTTCCACGACTGGCGGCCCGCCTTCGACACCTACGCCCACCTGCCCAACGTCACCCGCCTCCGCGAACAGGCCGACGCGCTCTGCGAGTTCGTCCGTACGGCCGCCCCGGACGAGCAGCAGAGCCGGGACCTCGACCTGCTCCTCGCCGTCGGACAGCTCTTCGCGCTGGTCGTCCACGGGCAGCTGGTCCTGGAGCAGGCCGCGCTGTCGGGCCTCGACGAGGACGTGCTCGACGAGCTGTTCGCCGTGCTCGTACGGGACTTCTCCGCGCACGCCGTCGAACTGCACGGCAAGGACTCCGCGACCGAGGACCAGCAGCGGTGGGCGCTCGGCGCGGTCCGGCGCCCGGTCGTCGACGGCGACCGCTCCGACCGCGTCTGGCAGCGCGTCGAGGCGCTGTCGGGGGCGTACGAGATGATGCCGTAA